The following are from one region of the Natronosporangium hydrolyticum genome:
- a CDS encoding Asp23/Gls24 family envelope stress response protein, with product MTTYETTAAVVPERAEPVPAAEAGGPADRAPEHRGRTEIAGRVLERIAARALTEVEQAGGSARRVFGVPLGRDEPGRDPQVSAEVDGDLATLRMSISVVYPTPIRQIAATVRERVSTRVSELTGLEVRQVDITVAALSHAGQSVGSGPARGAGQLTGGAA from the coding sequence GTGACCACGTACGAAACCACCGCCGCGGTGGTGCCGGAGCGAGCTGAGCCGGTGCCGGCGGCCGAGGCCGGAGGGCCCGCGGACCGCGCTCCGGAGCACCGCGGCCGGACCGAGATCGCGGGTCGGGTCCTGGAGCGGATCGCGGCCCGCGCGCTCACCGAGGTGGAGCAGGCGGGTGGCTCCGCCCGCCGAGTCTTCGGCGTGCCGCTGGGTCGGGACGAGCCTGGCCGGGACCCGCAGGTCAGCGCCGAGGTCGACGGTGACCTGGCGACGCTGCGAATGTCCATCTCGGTGGTGTATCCGACGCCGATTCGGCAGATCGCGGCGACGGTGCGGGAGCGGGTCAGTACCCGGGTCAGTGAACTCACCGGTCTGGAGGTACGCCAGGTCGATATCACCGTCGCCGCGTTGAGCCACGCCGGCCAGTCGGTGGGCTCCGGGCCCGCTCGGGGTGCCGGCCAGCTGACCGGAGGTGCCGCATGA
- a CDS encoding Asp23/Gls24 family envelope stress response protein: MSAPTRERSGGETGRSTESNAATGRAHSELVTEHGKTTIADSVVEKIVGMAAREVPGVYAMGAGFSRAVGMVRERVSSGSSAGQGVAVEVGEREAAVDIDIIVDYGVSIPDLAAGIRRNVVAAVQKMCGLEVNEVNISVGDVHLPDESTDDESAEPRVR, translated from the coding sequence ATGAGCGCACCGACGCGGGAGCGGTCCGGCGGCGAGACCGGCCGGTCCACCGAGAGCAACGCGGCCACCGGCCGCGCCCACAGCGAACTCGTCACCGAGCACGGCAAGACCACGATCGCGGACTCCGTGGTGGAGAAGATCGTGGGCATGGCCGCCCGAGAAGTGCCCGGGGTCTACGCCATGGGTGCGGGCTTCTCCCGCGCCGTCGGCATGGTCCGGGAGCGGGTCAGCAGCGGCAGCAGCGCCGGGCAGGGAGTCGCGGTCGAGGTCGGGGAGCGGGAGGCCGCCGTCGACATCGACATCATCGTCGACTACGGAGTGTCCATCCCAGACCTGGCGGCCGGCATCCGCCGCAACGTCGTCGCGGCGGTGCAGAAGATGTGCGGGCTGGAGGTCAACGAGGTCAACATCTCCGTCGGCGACGTGCATCTGCCGGACGAGTCGACCGACGACGAGTCCGCCGAACCCAGGGTCCGATGA
- a CDS encoding PadR family transcriptional regulator, with amino-acid sequence MSPDQPGQSPPDLPATSYVVLGLLSFGRELTGYDLRKWAMNLRFFYWSPAQSQIYTELRRLRSHGLVCERTEPQRRRPDKRYYRITPAGLAAFDAWLIEEPVAPPTLKHPVALRLFFGHRAAPERLRSALTSYLEWARAQTTDLAELRAALGADFPYPDLVAAWGEQHYAAEIAAAEATLTALDQPPDHRATPDTPG; translated from the coding sequence ATGTCGCCCGACCAGCCAGGGCAATCCCCACCTGACCTCCCCGCAACCTCGTACGTGGTGCTGGGGTTGCTGTCGTTCGGGCGCGAACTCACCGGTTACGACCTTCGCAAATGGGCGATGAACCTGCGGTTTTTCTACTGGAGCCCGGCGCAGAGCCAGATCTACACCGAACTGCGCCGGCTGCGCTCGCACGGGCTGGTCTGCGAACGCACCGAGCCGCAACGGCGACGTCCGGACAAGCGCTACTACCGGATCACCCCGGCGGGCCTGGCCGCCTTCGACGCGTGGCTGATCGAGGAGCCGGTGGCGCCGCCGACGCTCAAGCATCCGGTCGCGCTGCGGCTCTTCTTCGGGCATCGGGCCGCCCCAGAGCGACTACGCTCCGCTCTCACCAGTTACCTCGAATGGGCACGGGCACAGACCACCGACCTGGCCGAGCTACGGGCGGCGCTGGGCGCCGATTTTCCGTACCCCGATCTGGTGGCGGCCTGGGGCGAGCAGCATTACGCGGCGGAGATCGCGGCGGCCGAGGCCACCCTCACCGCCCTTGACCAGCCACCTGACCATCGGGCCACGCCCGACACCCCCGGCTGA
- a CDS encoding SRPBCC family protein produces MTTERLSVRAEIAADPADVYRALTDPAALRAWLTDEVDVSISAGRWRIGGRHVPFGDSGQQQLLAAEPGRELRFAWQLDGIDTVVEIGLTPAGEAGTQLAIGQAPVPDWGFDRASMLDFWVLAAGNLATFVEGRSLARRPDLSRPAGAAAVAELTIAAPVADVFASLTEPDRLNRWIAGGAKVEPRVGGRYDFGWGDEHGPIEIVEYDAPHRLAYSWHDEGWPDTVVRWRLAPTAEGGTQVQIRHEGFVAERPADGYQLGWLNFGLSLKGMHELGSRWRPIQWA; encoded by the coding sequence ATGACCACAGAGAGGCTCAGTGTCCGCGCCGAGATCGCCGCGGACCCAGCCGATGTCTACCGGGCGCTGACCGATCCGGCTGCGCTGCGGGCCTGGTTGACCGATGAGGTCGACGTGTCGATCTCGGCCGGGCGGTGGCGGATCGGGGGCCGCCACGTGCCGTTCGGTGACTCCGGCCAGCAGCAGCTGCTCGCGGCCGAACCAGGGCGGGAGCTGCGATTCGCGTGGCAGCTCGACGGGATCGACACGGTGGTGGAGATCGGGCTAACGCCGGCTGGCGAAGCCGGCACCCAGCTCGCGATCGGGCAGGCGCCGGTGCCCGACTGGGGCTTCGACCGGGCCAGCATGCTCGACTTCTGGGTGCTCGCGGCCGGCAACCTCGCCACCTTCGTGGAGGGGCGCAGCCTGGCTCGGCGTCCCGACCTGTCGCGGCCAGCTGGCGCGGCCGCGGTGGCGGAGCTGACGATCGCCGCGCCCGTCGCCGACGTGTTCGCCTCGTTGACCGAGCCGGATCGGCTCAACCGGTGGATCGCCGGGGGCGCGAAAGTGGAGCCACGAGTGGGGGGCCGGTACGACTTCGGCTGGGGAGACGAGCATGGACCGATCGAGATTGTCGAGTACGATGCGCCGCACCGGCTCGCCTACAGCTGGCACGACGAGGGCTGGCCGGACACCGTCGTGCGGTGGCGGCTAGCGCCCACAGCCGAGGGCGGCACACAGGTGCAGATCCGCCACGAGGGGTTCGTCGCCGAACGCCCCGCCGACGGCTACCAGCTCGGCTGGCTCAACTTTGGCCTGAGCCTCAAGGGCATGCACGAGTTGGGATCGCGGTGGCGGCCCATTCAGTGGGCGTAG
- a CDS encoding DEAD/DEAH box helicase, with product MTSVSPHADRAGFAELPLRPELLQALSSLGYEEPTPIQREAIPPLLAGHDLLGQAATGTGKTAAFALPTLELMTPDPARVEPQTLVLVPTRELAVQVSQAFHRYGRDLGVRVLPIYGGQPIGRQLRSLELGVDVVIATPGRALDHLRRGTLQLSAIRTVVLDEADEMLDMGFAEDIEAILEETPTERQTVLFSATMPARINGIAQRHLREPVRIEMGRAATSTGEAPRVRQSAYLVARAHKPAALGRVLDVAAPAAAIVFCRTREEVDQLTETLNGRGYRAEALHGGMGQEHRDRVMARLRNGSAELIIATDVAARGIDVEQLTHVVNYNLPSAPEAYVHRIGRVGRAGREGAAITLVEPREHRMLKAIERVTGQRVVVEKVPTVADLRARRLELTRGALSEILLADDGEELAHFRVVVETLADEYDLMEVALAAVKLAHESVAGEPDEQEIPEIAEVGAGRRGTRRAGERDSRSEGGDRARPGTGVARLFFNLGRRAGVRPQDLVGAIAGESRLSGRDIGAIEIMDRFSLVEVPADAADEVISALRRSTIKGKRATVRREREAARRRPSNKD from the coding sequence ATGACGAGCGTGAGCCCGCACGCTGACCGGGCGGGCTTCGCCGAGCTGCCGCTGCGCCCGGAGCTGCTGCAGGCGCTGAGCAGCCTGGGATATGAAGAGCCCACCCCGATCCAACGAGAGGCGATTCCGCCGCTGCTGGCCGGGCATGACCTGCTCGGGCAGGCTGCCACCGGCACCGGCAAGACCGCCGCTTTCGCCCTGCCGACGCTGGAGCTGATGACGCCCGACCCGGCCCGGGTCGAGCCGCAGACGCTGGTGCTGGTGCCGACCCGGGAGCTGGCGGTCCAGGTCTCCCAGGCCTTCCACCGGTACGGCCGGGACCTGGGTGTCCGGGTGCTGCCGATCTACGGGGGGCAGCCGATCGGCCGGCAGCTACGGAGCCTTGAACTCGGTGTGGATGTGGTCATCGCCACACCAGGTCGGGCGCTGGACCATCTGCGCCGCGGCACTCTGCAGCTGTCGGCGATCCGCACCGTGGTGCTCGACGAGGCCGACGAGATGCTCGACATGGGCTTCGCCGAGGACATCGAGGCGATCCTGGAGGAGACGCCGACCGAGCGGCAGACTGTGCTCTTCTCCGCCACCATGCCGGCTCGCATCAACGGGATCGCGCAACGGCACCTGCGCGAGCCGGTGCGGATCGAGATGGGGCGGGCGGCGACCAGCACGGGCGAGGCGCCGCGGGTGCGGCAGAGCGCCTACCTGGTGGCCCGGGCGCACAAGCCGGCTGCCCTCGGGCGGGTCCTGGATGTCGCCGCCCCGGCCGCGGCGATCGTCTTCTGCCGGACCCGGGAAGAGGTCGACCAGCTCACCGAGACCCTCAACGGGCGGGGTTACCGGGCCGAGGCGCTGCACGGCGGCATGGGTCAGGAGCACCGGGACCGGGTGATGGCCAGGTTGCGCAACGGCAGCGCCGAGCTGATCATCGCCACCGATGTGGCGGCCCGCGGGATCGACGTGGAGCAGCTCACCCACGTGGTCAACTACAACCTGCCGTCGGCGCCGGAGGCGTACGTGCACCGGATCGGCCGGGTGGGGCGAGCCGGCCGGGAGGGTGCTGCGATCACGCTGGTGGAGCCGCGCGAACACCGGATGCTCAAGGCGATCGAGCGGGTGACCGGCCAGCGGGTGGTCGTGGAGAAGGTCCCGACCGTCGCCGATCTACGGGCCCGGCGGTTGGAGTTGACCCGGGGCGCGCTCTCCGAGATCCTGCTCGCCGACGACGGGGAGGAGTTGGCCCACTTCCGGGTGGTGGTCGAGACGCTCGCCGACGAGTACGACCTGATGGAGGTGGCGCTGGCCGCCGTGAAGCTGGCGCACGAATCGGTGGCGGGCGAACCCGACGAGCAGGAGATCCCGGAGATCGCCGAGGTCGGTGCCGGCCGGCGCGGGACCCGGCGGGCGGGTGAGCGTGACTCGCGGTCCGAGGGCGGCGACCGGGCTCGGCCGGGCACGGGTGTGGCGCGGCTCTTCTTCAACCTGGGACGGCGCGCCGGGGTGCGGCCACAGGATCTCGTCGGGGCCATCGCCGGAGAGTCACGGCTCTCCGGCCGGGACATCGGGGCGATAGAGATCATGGACCGGTTCTCGCTGGTCGAGGTCCCGGCGGACGCCGCCGATGAGGTGATCAGTGCCCTGCGCCGAAGCACCATCAAGGGCAAGCGAGCCACCGTGCGGCGGGAGCGGGAGGCTGCCCGACGGCGACCGTCGAACAAGGACTAA
- a CDS encoding roadblock/LC7 domain-containing protein, whose translation MTDRYSDSYSGYASSADTLNGLLDNFVDRVPEVECAAAVSADGLVLAASRNLPRDSCDQLAAIASGLVSLLTGAARFFRAGHVVSNVTELDGGFMFSMSVSSGASLLALASRSCDLGLVGQELADLINRVEPTLTVCSRSDFLNNAGSVS comes from the coding sequence GTGACCGATCGATACTCCGACAGTTACTCCGGCTACGCATCGTCAGCGGACACACTGAATGGGTTGCTGGACAACTTCGTAGATCGGGTACCAGAGGTGGAGTGCGCGGCGGCGGTCTCCGCGGACGGGTTGGTACTGGCCGCTTCCCGCAACCTTCCCCGGGACTCCTGCGACCAGCTTGCAGCCATCGCCTCCGGGCTGGTTAGCCTGCTCACCGGTGCCGCACGCTTTTTCCGCGCCGGCCATGTAGTGTCTAACGTCACCGAGTTGGACGGTGGGTTCATGTTCTCTATGTCGGTCAGTTCCGGGGCTTCGCTGCTCGCGCTCGCCTCCCGCTCCTGTGATCTGGGCCTCGTCGGTCAGGAGCTGGCGGATCTCATCAACCGGGTAGAGCCTACGTTGACCGTTTGTAGCAGGTCGGATTTCCTCAATAACGCAGGGTCGGTGAGCTGA
- a CDS encoding GTP-binding protein, with the protein MTAGTGGSSYGRSQSPQQPVKIVIAGGFGVGKTTMVASVSEIPPVSTEAQMTAASVGADDTTLVPEKGGSTVAMDFGRITIDDEVVLYLFGTPGQRRFWFMWDSLCRGALGAAVLVDVRRLEDSFGPIDYFEQHRMPYVVVINEFEGAPSYSSEQIRDALALEPSTPVLRCDARVRPGAKQVLIALVEHVLGLANSGRSDSAPVYARP; encoded by the coding sequence ATGACAGCCGGCACAGGCGGATCGTCGTACGGGCGGTCCCAATCTCCACAGCAACCGGTGAAGATCGTCATCGCCGGTGGCTTCGGCGTCGGTAAGACGACGATGGTCGCCTCGGTCTCCGAGATCCCCCCGGTCTCCACCGAGGCGCAGATGACCGCGGCGAGCGTGGGCGCCGACGACACCACCCTGGTGCCGGAGAAGGGCGGCAGCACGGTCGCGATGGACTTCGGTCGGATCACCATCGACGACGAGGTCGTGCTGTATCTGTTCGGTACACCGGGGCAGCGTCGATTCTGGTTCATGTGGGATTCGTTGTGTCGCGGTGCGCTCGGGGCGGCGGTGCTGGTCGACGTGCGCCGGTTGGAAGACTCGTTCGGGCCGATCGACTACTTTGAGCAACACCGGATGCCGTACGTGGTCGTGATCAACGAGTTCGAGGGTGCGCCCTCGTACTCGAGCGAGCAGATCCGCGACGCGCTCGCGCTGGAGCCGTCGACGCCGGTGCTGCGCTGCGACGCGCGGGTGCGACCCGGCGCGAAGCAGGTGTTGATCGCGTTGGTGGAGCACGTTCTGGGTTTGGCTAATTCCGGTCGCTCCGACTCCGCCCCGGTTTACGCTCGGCCGTAA
- a CDS encoding DUF6158 family protein: protein MREESASLEAAYARAARETSTAEEARLAQAAEVTGVPPDELNDDDLLRELSSVHRTRHDTLRHGSDQALIHHDERMLELEDEYLRRFPHREVDPYRLTEGARQR, encoded by the coding sequence ATGCGTGAGGAATCGGCCTCGCTTGAAGCGGCGTACGCCCGGGCGGCTCGAGAGACCAGCACAGCCGAGGAGGCCCGGCTGGCGCAGGCCGCCGAAGTGACCGGGGTGCCCCCGGACGAACTCAACGACGACGACCTACTGCGCGAGCTCAGCTCGGTCCACCGCACCCGGCACGACACCTTGCGGCACGGCTCCGACCAGGCGCTCATCCATCACGACGAGCGAATGCTCGAACTTGAGGATGAATACCTGCGGAGGTTCCCGCATCGCGAGGTGGACCCGTACCGGCTCACCGAGGGGGCCCGGCAGCGCTGA
- a CDS encoding pirin family protein: MLTVRRKDEIFEKDGGWFRARWHFSFDEYRDPEQDGVGALRVFNDDQIVGGAAWPMHPHRDVESLTYIARGRFEHADSLGNGGQLHEGAAQVMDFGHEGALHSERNASEDDPVRFIQFWILPSDPELRSGVQQRQYTAQDRRNRWLQIMGPVGEEGLDLSQNARVFVAQLPAGRSLDHVLAPGRGAYLYLIEGAGVFDDEEDVFAGDAAKVTGAHELTVEATEDAELILIDVPLDFQPVGVWATPNS; encoded by the coding sequence ATGTTGACCGTGCGTCGCAAGGACGAGATCTTCGAGAAGGATGGCGGCTGGTTTCGCGCCCGCTGGCACTTTTCGTTCGACGAGTACCGGGATCCGGAGCAGGACGGGGTCGGTGCGTTGCGGGTCTTCAACGACGACCAGATTGTCGGTGGGGCGGCGTGGCCGATGCACCCGCACCGGGACGTGGAGTCGTTGACCTACATCGCCCGCGGGCGCTTCGAGCACGCCGATTCGCTGGGCAACGGTGGACAGCTCCACGAGGGCGCCGCACAGGTGATGGACTTCGGGCACGAGGGGGCGCTGCACTCCGAGCGGAACGCGTCCGAGGACGATCCGGTGCGCTTCATCCAGTTCTGGATCCTGCCCAGCGACCCGGAGCTCCGATCGGGGGTGCAGCAACGGCAGTACACCGCGCAGGACCGGCGAAACCGGTGGTTGCAGATCATGGGTCCGGTCGGGGAGGAAGGGCTTGATCTGTCGCAGAACGCCCGGGTCTTCGTGGCTCAGCTGCCGGCGGGGCGCAGCCTCGATCATGTGCTGGCGCCGGGGCGGGGAGCCTACCTTTACTTGATCGAGGGCGCGGGGGTCTTCGACGACGAGGAGGACGTGTTCGCCGGCGACGCGGCGAAGGTTACCGGCGCGCACGAGCTGACCGTCGAGGCGACCGAGGACGCCGAGCTGATCCTGATCGACGTCCCGCTCGATTTCCAACCAGTCGGAGTCTGGGCCACCCCAAACAGCTGA
- a CDS encoding M48 family metalloprotease, with protein MWRSDGIPADRPSPPSATSWPPGSFIPPAPRAGDDRAPVARPRPGGGVDATTVGTLVAAAGWLLLSGTLLGGVGALLAVLLERPVVGLAVVAIWGVSGAAMVTVPGQWLLTWLARCRTPTPEEQGRLAAAWREVTEAAGVDPGRYRLWVQSSDRLNAFAAAGRVVAVTSHAVAVLPHRQLAAVLAHELGHHLAGHAWSRALCYWYALPARLVLAFLRVWARTVLRLAAGGDGARLLAVVLGIAAALLVMTTTALLLMLVAGVPGWLLPVVAMAPFLVLAGRRVGGAERRADEIAVVLGYGAELLAALADSAPANQEASRWRVATPQQSAIAARRRRLAQRLGARG; from the coding sequence ATGTGGCGCAGCGACGGCATCCCCGCAGATCGGCCCAGTCCGCCTTCGGCGACTTCTTGGCCCCCGGGCAGCTTCATCCCGCCGGCGCCGCGCGCCGGTGACGATCGTGCCCCGGTTGCCCGACCTCGCCCCGGCGGCGGTGTTGACGCCACGACCGTCGGGACACTCGTCGCGGCGGCGGGTTGGCTCCTGCTCAGCGGCACGCTCCTCGGTGGTGTGGGCGCACTGCTGGCGGTGCTGTTGGAGCGTCCGGTGGTGGGGTTGGCAGTCGTTGCGATCTGGGGGGTCTCGGGGGCGGCGATGGTGACCGTACCGGGGCAGTGGCTGCTCACCTGGTTGGCCCGCTGCCGCACGCCGACGCCGGAGGAGCAGGGCCGGCTGGCGGCGGCGTGGCGGGAGGTGACCGAGGCAGCGGGTGTCGACCCTGGACGTTACCGGCTGTGGGTCCAGTCATCGGATCGGTTGAACGCCTTCGCCGCCGCCGGCAGGGTGGTGGCGGTCACCAGTCATGCGGTGGCGGTGCTGCCGCACCGGCAGCTGGCGGCGGTACTCGCCCACGAACTGGGCCATCATCTCGCCGGGCACGCCTGGAGCCGCGCGCTGTGCTACTGGTACGCGTTGCCGGCGCGGCTGGTGCTCGCGTTCCTTCGGGTTTGGGCCAGGACAGTGCTGCGGCTCGCAGCCGGTGGCGATGGCGCCCGGCTGCTCGCGGTCGTACTCGGGATAGCCGCTGCGCTCCTGGTCATGACCACGACTGCACTGTTGCTCATGCTCGTCGCTGGAGTCCCGGGCTGGCTGCTGCCGGTGGTGGCGATGGCGCCGTTCCTGGTGCTGGCCGGCCGCCGCGTCGGCGGCGCCGAGCGACGGGCGGATGAGATCGCGGTGGTCCTCGGCTATGGGGCCGAACTGTTGGCCGCATTGGCCGATTCGGCGCCCGCCAATCAGGAGGCGAGTCGCTGGCGCGTAGCGACGCCGCAGCAGTCCGCGATCGCGGCACGTCGCCGCCGGTTGGCGCAGCGGCTCGGGGCGCGAGGGTGA
- a CDS encoding type IV secretory system conjugative DNA transfer family protein — MTWLRGGSGRRGTGTPWSFLHSEYPAAASTLDQLLAHRALSDVDVARIGRLLTHAQADPARISAAAAEVMTAGAAAGLHRSAQHDLPGERLAQHNLEYGQVRLGRVVPTAAGGFGATRDFGIDRDVLRTSLLVVGPPGSGKTRSFGLPVVEHLVLTALTNQASVLVVDPKGDDFAYAGWFDVTLDPLAPTAGLSLYGGSPAPEVAADRLASALLPPTTSDDVAYFMDASRNALYACLAPFRLAFDRWPTVRELLALLRVEQGTVDKVRAALKGRDSGESRRLLASRAAQRDARLDPAASMIERLGLLDRPRLVQLLDHQQPRFEMAQLNSPVRVRVALPESEYPDASRILARLLVSQFVQLTSAANTNRSIFKGLVIDEAGRFVDDYVARGVQKLRSNNAGLVLIAQTLSDFPGHVRGTVLGSVGCKAVFGGVDPADAAVFSRWFGDHWVDEVTHGQQRSYSHSESRQGEQEGYRLGDSVSTRRVERPRWSVSEIVSGLPAGHCVVALSRSTGERSPPFLVDLRG; from the coding sequence ATGACCTGGCTACGAGGAGGCTCCGGGCGTCGCGGTACCGGGACGCCGTGGAGTTTCCTGCATAGCGAGTACCCAGCGGCCGCGAGCACGCTCGACCAGCTGCTGGCGCATCGAGCGCTCTCCGACGTTGATGTCGCGCGGATCGGCAGACTACTGACGCACGCGCAGGCGGATCCCGCTCGGATCAGCGCGGCGGCGGCCGAGGTGATGACGGCCGGGGCGGCCGCCGGGCTGCACCGTTCAGCCCAGCATGACCTGCCGGGCGAGCGGCTTGCCCAGCACAATCTGGAGTACGGTCAGGTCCGGCTGGGGCGGGTGGTGCCCACCGCGGCTGGTGGGTTCGGGGCGACTCGCGATTTCGGTATCGACCGGGATGTACTCCGAACCTCGCTGCTGGTGGTGGGGCCGCCCGGCTCCGGAAAGACCCGGAGCTTCGGGCTGCCGGTCGTCGAGCATCTGGTCCTCACCGCGTTGACGAACCAGGCCAGTGTGCTGGTGGTGGACCCGAAGGGTGACGACTTCGCGTATGCAGGCTGGTTCGATGTCACGCTCGACCCGCTGGCGCCGACCGCCGGGCTGAGCCTCTACGGCGGCTCCCCGGCGCCCGAGGTCGCGGCTGATCGGCTCGCCAGCGCCTTGTTGCCACCGACGACATCTGACGATGTCGCCTACTTCATGGATGCCTCCCGCAACGCTCTGTACGCGTGCCTGGCGCCGTTTCGGCTGGCCTTCGACCGGTGGCCGACCGTACGGGAACTGTTGGCGTTGCTGCGCGTGGAGCAGGGCACAGTGGACAAAGTTCGAGCTGCCTTGAAGGGCCGGGACAGCGGCGAGAGCCGTCGGCTGCTGGCCAGCCGCGCCGCCCAACGGGACGCCCGGCTGGATCCGGCCGCATCGATGATCGAACGGCTCGGCCTGCTGGACCGCCCTCGGCTGGTGCAGCTCCTTGACCACCAGCAACCCCGGTTTGAGATGGCGCAGCTGAACTCCCCGGTCCGGGTGCGGGTGGCGCTGCCGGAGTCGGAGTACCCGGACGCCTCGCGGATCTTGGCGCGGTTGCTGGTCTCCCAGTTCGTTCAGCTCACGTCGGCCGCGAACACCAACCGGTCGATCTTCAAGGGCCTGGTTATCGACGAGGCCGGCCGGTTTGTGGACGACTATGTGGCCCGCGGCGTGCAGAAACTGCGATCGAACAACGCCGGCCTGGTGTTGATTGCCCAGACCCTCAGCGACTTCCCTGGCCATGTCCGGGGGACCGTACTCGGGTCAGTGGGGTGCAAGGCGGTATTCGGTGGGGTCGACCCCGCCGACGCCGCGGTGTTCTCCCGATGGTTCGGCGACCACTGGGTCGACGAGGTTACCCATGGTCAGCAGCGTTCCTACAGCCACAGCGAGTCGCGGCAGGGTGAGCAGGAGGGCTACCGCCTGGGCGACAGCGTCAGCACGCGGCGGGTGGAGCGGCCGCGCTGGAGCGTCTCGGAGATCGTGAGCGGGCTGCCGGCGGGGCACTGCGTGGTGGCGCTGAGCCGCTCCACCGGCGAACGGAGCCCGCCGTTCCTGGTCGACCTGCGCGGCTGA
- a CDS encoding helix-turn-helix transcriptional regulator: MLESSARLLRLLSLLQSRRDWSGPELAQRLSVDVRTVRRDVDKLRRLGYPIDATAGVAGGYRLGAGAALPPLLLDDEEAVAVAVGLRTAANGTVAGMAETSVRALAKLEQVLPVRLRQRVAAVQSVTVPMASGGPLVPAEVLTAVAAACRDEQQLRFDYRSFGDTESVRNVEPYRLVHTGRRWYLLAWDLDRDDWRTFRLDRLRPWTPPGPRFAPRELPAADLAAFMSHQVSTAVYQLRATITVQASVAEVTERVPPTVGVVEPIDSASCRLTLGASHVDTLVLHLGLLDFEFRVEDPPELAQRVRELSERLRRAA; this comes from the coding sequence GTGCTGGAGAGCTCTGCCCGGTTGCTGCGGCTGCTGTCGTTGCTGCAGAGCCGCCGGGACTGGTCCGGCCCCGAGTTGGCGCAGCGGCTGTCGGTGGATGTGCGCACGGTGCGGCGCGACGTGGACAAGCTCCGGCGGCTGGGCTATCCGATCGACGCGACCGCCGGGGTGGCGGGTGGCTACCGGTTGGGCGCGGGCGCCGCCCTGCCGCCGCTGCTGCTCGACGACGAGGAGGCGGTGGCGGTCGCGGTGGGGCTGCGGACCGCGGCCAACGGCACGGTCGCCGGCATGGCCGAGACTTCGGTACGGGCACTGGCCAAATTGGAGCAGGTGCTGCCGGTGCGGCTGCGGCAGCGAGTGGCCGCGGTGCAATCGGTGACGGTGCCGATGGCTAGTGGCGGACCGTTGGTGCCGGCCGAGGTGCTGACCGCTGTCGCCGCGGCGTGCCGGGATGAGCAGCAGCTCCGGTTCGATTACCGGAGCTTCGGCGATACCGAGTCGGTTCGCAATGTGGAGCCGTACCGGTTGGTCCACACCGGGCGACGGTGGTATCTGCTGGCGTGGGATCTAGACCGCGACGATTGGCGGACCTTCCGGCTGGATCGGCTGCGACCTTGGACTCCGCCGGGGCCCAGGTTCGCTCCGCGGGAGCTGCCCGCCGCCGATCTGGCCGCCTTCATGTCCCACCAAGTGTCCACTGCGGTCTATCAGCTGCGGGCTACGATCACTGTGCAGGCTTCGGTGGCGGAGGTCACCGAGCGGGTTCCCCCGACGGTCGGAGTGGTGGAGCCGATCGACTCAGCGAGCTGCCGGCTGACGCTCGGGGCCAGTCATGTCGACACCCTCGTCTTGCACTTGGGCTTGTTGGACTTCGAGTTCCGGGTAGAGGACCCGCCCGAGTTGGCGCAGCGGGTCCGGGAACTCTCCGAACGGTTGCGTCGGGCCGCGTAA
- a CDS encoding adhesin, with amino-acid sequence MLTVTDNAAAAIRSLTTQPDVPDGAGLRIATDASAGALQLSVSAGPHEGDQVVDESGARLFLDGDAALLLDDKALDATVDDQGSVQFALAEQPQ; translated from the coding sequence ATGCTTACAGTGACTGACAATGCCGCCGCCGCGATCCGTTCGCTGACCACTCAGCCGGACGTACCGGACGGCGCTGGCCTGCGCATCGCCACCGACGCTTCGGCGGGGGCGCTGCAGCTGAGCGTCTCGGCCGGCCCACACGAGGGGGACCAGGTCGTCGACGAGTCCGGCGCCCGGCTGTTCCTCGACGGGGACGCCGCGCTGCTGCTCGACGACAAGGCCCTCGACGCCACCGTCGATGACCAGGGCAGCGTGCAGTTCGCGCTCGCCGAACAACCCCAGTAG